A single genomic interval of Camelina sativa cultivar DH55 chromosome 11, Cs, whole genome shotgun sequence harbors:
- the LOC104725971 gene encoding indole-3-acetic acid-amido synthetase GH3.6, with protein sequence MPVVTYEDIQPEINRIANGDKSQILCSNHISEFLTSSGTSGGERKLMPTIEEELDRRSLLYSLLMPVMNQFVPGLDKGKGMYFLFIKSESKTPGGLPARPVLTSYYKSSHFKKRPFDPYTNYTSPNQTILCPDSYQSMYSQMLCGLCQHKEVLRVGAVFASGFIRAIKFLEKHWPELARDIRTGTLSSEITDLSVREAVGEILKPDPKLADFVESECRKTSWQGIITRIWPNTKYVDVIVTGTMSQYIPTLDYYSNGLPLVCTMYASSECYFGVNLRPLCKPSEVSYTLIPNMAYFEFLPVHRNSGVTSSISLPKALTEKEQQELVDLVDVKLGQEYELVVTTYAGLYRYRVGDVISVTGFKNNAPQFSFICRKNVVLSIDADKTDEVELQNAVKNAVTHLVPFEASLSEYTSYADTSSIPGHYVLFWELCLNGNTPIPPSVFEDCCLTIEESLNSVYRQGRVSDKSIGPLEIKIVESGTFDKLMDYAISLGASINQYKTPRCVKFAPIIELLNSRVVDNYFSPKCPKWVPGHKQWGSN encoded by the exons ATGCCTGTCGTTACTTACGAAGACATTCAACCTGAGATCAACAGAATCGCTAATGGTGATAAATCCCAAATCCTCTGTTCTAACCACATCTCTGAGTTCCTCACAAG TTCTGGGACATCTGGTGGAGAGAGGAAACTGATGCCAACAATAGAAGAGGAGCTAGACAGAAGATCACTACTCTACAGTCTTTTGATGCCTGTGATGAACCAGTTTGTTCCTGGTCTTGACAAAGGCAAAGGAATGTATTTTCTCTTCATCAAATCCGAGTCCAAGACACCTGGTGGTCTCCCTGCTCGTCCTGTTTTAACCAGTTACTACAAATCCTCTCACTTCAAGAAAAGACCTTTTGATCCTTACACCAACTACACAAGTCCCAACCAAACCATCCTTTGTCCTGACTCTTACCAGAGCATGTACTCTCAAATGCTTTGTGGTTTATGCCAACACAAAGAGGTTCTTCGTGTTGGAGCTGTCTTTGCCTCTGGTTTCATTAGAGCCATCAAGTTTCTTGAGAAACATTGGCCTGAGCTTGCCCGTGACATTAGAACCGGTACTCTCAGCTCCGAGATAACTGATCTTTCTGTTCGTGAGGCCGTTGGGGAGATTCTTAAACCGGATCCTAAGCTTGCTGATTTCGTCGAATCGGAATGCAGGAAGACCTCTTGGCAAGGGATCATCACTAGGATTTGGCCAAACACCAAGTATGTGGATGTGATTGTGACTGGAACAATGTCACAGTATATTCCAACTCTGGATTATTACAGCAATGGTTTGCCTCTAGTCTGCACAATGTATGCTTCTTCCGAGTGTTACTTTGGTGTGAATCTCAGGCCGCTCTGCAAACCAAGCGAAGTCTCTTACACTCTCATACCGAACATGGCCTATTTCGAGTTCTTGCCTGTTCATCGGAACAGTGGAGTCACTAGCTCAATCAGTCTTCCAAAAGCGCTCACTGAGAAAGAACAGCAAgagcttgttgatcttgttgATGTCAAGCTTGGTCAGGAGTACGAGCTTGTAGTCACCACATATGCTG GACTTTACAGATACAGAGTAGGTGATGTCATAAGCGTGACTGGTTTCAAGAACAATGCGCCTCAGTTCAGCTTCATATGCCGCAAGAACGTGGTCCTAAGCATTGACGCAGACAAAACTGATGAGGTTGAGCTTCAAAATGCAGTTAAAAATGCGGTAACACACCTTGTTCCGTTTGAAGCTTCCCTCTCCGAGTACACTAGCTATGCGGACACATCATCTATCCCGGGCCACTACGTCTTGTTCTGGGAGCTCTGCTTGAATGGTAACACGCCAATTCCTCCCTCGGTCTTCGAGGATTGCTGCTTAACCATAGAGGAATCACTTAACAGTGTGTATAGACAAGGAAGGGTCAGTGATAAGTCCATTGGACCGTTGGAGATCAAGATTGTCGAGTCAGGGACTTTCGATAAGCTCATGGATTATGCAATAAGCTTAGGGGCTTCGATCAATCAGTACAAGACACCAAGGTGTGTGAAGTTTGCTCCGATCATTGAGCTGTTAAACTCTAGGGTTGTTGATAATTACTTCAGCCCCAAGTGTCCTAAATGGGTCCCTGGTCACAAGCAATGGGGGAGTAActaa
- the LOC104728885 gene encoding uncharacterized protein LOC104728885 has protein sequence MTNRQSINTIKEVVCPDGRIAATEDAVKAEAERHFREFLQLVPSDFEGSRVEDLEQLLPFRCSDLDVQQLTRTVTGVEIKKVLFSMPNDKSPWPDGFTAEFYKAAWGLIGTEFVLAKVLTAMCFPPTFVHWIMLCVTTASFSVQVNGDLVGYFRSSRGLRQGFSLSPYLFVICMEVLTKLLDKAAGARRFGYHPRCKNLGLTYLSFANDLMVLSDGKERYVEGIVAVFDEFVKLSGLKISMEKSTLFLAGVPASTADQISTWFSFAHGQFPIRYLGLPLITKKLTNADLAPLLEQLQQRIGSWTVRTLSFAGRLNLISSVLWSTLSDTTTRGSWIWRKLLKYRDMAKPLCNMVVGNGEKTSFWYDNWSPMNRLMDIGGDRGVIDMGISKQSTLAEVWDTHRRRRHRLPHLNDMEDALHTQRLQRRDVPDSLHWKGKNDMFRSGFSTRDTWNHIRTTSNVVAWHKGVWFAHAVPKYSFCVWLAALNKLSTGDHMLCWNRDTDGTCVLCHSDLETRNHLFFSCHYATEVWAALAKGLFCIQYTTDWETNLTSISNQQQSRVEAFLQRCVFQVVVYTLWRERNGRRHGEASTPSHYLIDWADKQIKTQITAIGKMGIDTIMKHIKFGYNLDWFRLI, from the exons ATGACAAATCGACAGTCTATAAATACCATCAAAGAGGTAGTTTGTCCGGATGGGAGAATAGCTGCGACAGAGGATGCGGTTAAAGCTGAAGCAGAGCGACATTTTCGGGAGTTCCTTCAGTTGGTTCCTAGTGATTTTGAAGGGAGTCGGGTTGAGGATTTGGAGCAGTTGTTGCCATTTCGGTGTTCGGACTTGGATGTTCAACAACTCACACGAACTGTCACGGGGGTTGAGATTAAGAAAGTGTTGTTTTCGATGCCAAATGACAAATCACCGTGGCCAGATGGGTTCACTGCTGAGTTTTATAAGGCTGCATGGGGGTTGATTGGGACAGAGTTTGTTTTAGCA AAAGTTCTCACGGCAATGTGTTTTCCACCTACTTTTGTGCATTGGATCATGCTTTGTGTCACTACTGCTTCCTTCTCTGTTCAGGTGAATGGTGATTTGGTTGGTTATTTTAGGAGTTCTCGTGGTCTTCGACAAGGGTTCTCTTTATCaccgtatttgtttgttatttgtatgGAAGTGCTTACTAAATTGTTGGATAAGGCCGCTGGTGCACGTCGTTTTGGGTATCACCCGCGTTGTAAGAATCTCGGTCTCACTTATTTAAGCTTTGCGAATGATCTAATGGTTCTCTCGGACGGGAAGGAGCGGTATGTGGAAGGTATTGTGGCCGTGTTTGATGAATTCGTAAAACTATCGGGCCTCAAAATTAGTATGGAGAAGTCGACTCTGTTTTTGGCGGGGGTTCCTGCATCAACGGCTGATCAAATCTCTACTTGGTTCTCTTTTGCTCATGGACAGTTTCCTATCCGCTATCTCGGCCTCCCTTTGATCACCAAAAAGCTTACCAATGCTGACTTGGCTCCTCTGCTTGAACAGTTGCAGCAACGAATTGGCTCGTGGACAGTTCGGACCCTATCTTTTGCAGGACGATTAAATCTTATATCTTCAGTCCTTTGGAGCACAT TGAGCGATACTACGACTCGTGGATCGTGGATATGGCGAAAACTCCTGAAGTATCGAGATATGGCTAAACCACTGTGCAACATGGTGGTCGGCAATGGGGAGAAAACCTCTTTTTGGTATGATAATTGGTCCCCAATGAATAGGCTTATGGATATTGGAGGGGATCGTGGAGTCATTGACATGGGGATTTCAAAACAGAGCACTTTAGCGGAAGTATGGGACACCCATCGAAGGAGACGGCATAGGCTACCTCACCTTAATGACATGGAAGATGCTTTGCACACTCAACGATTACAACGTCGCGATGTTCCTGATAGTCTGCATTGGAAAGGCAAGAATGATATGTTCCGCTCTGGGTTCTCTACTCGAGACACTTGGAATCACATACGCACTACTTCGAACGTGGTTGCTTGGCACAAAGGGGTCTGGTTTGCTCACGCGGTGCCCAAGTACTCCTTCTGTGTGTGGTTGGCGGCTCTGAACAAACTATCCACGGGGGATCATATGCTTTGCTGGAACAGAGATACGGATGGTACATGTGTCCTATGCCACTCTGATCTAGAAACTCGGAaccatcttttcttttcttgccaTTATGCTACTGAGGTGTGGGCTGCTTTGGCCAAAGGGCTTTTTTGCATACAATATACAACAGACTGGGAGACAAATCTTACTTCTATCTCGAATCAGCAACAATCACGGGTGGAAGCTTTTCTTCAAAGATGTGTTTTCCAAGTGGTTGTTTACACACTTTGGCGAGAGCGTAATGGGCGACGGCATGGAGAAGCATCAACACCATCTCATTATCTCATTGATTGGGCAGATAAGCAGATCAAGACTCAAATTACTGCAATCGGAAAGATGGGGATCGACACTATAATGAAGCATATCAAGTTTGGTTACAATCTCGACTGGTTTAGATTAATCTGA